A segment of the Acidobacteriota bacterium genome:
GGGAGTCGGACGGCACGTTCACGACGCGGGACGACCCGCCCGCCACGATTCACGATTTCGGCGGCTTCCCGGCGGCGCTCTACGCGATGCGGTATCCGGCGCCCGGCGACGCCACGCTGGCCGAACGCGCCGCGGCGCTCGCGGGAGGCTCCGCCGCGGACGGGCGCGGCCTCGACCACGGGACGTGGGCGGTGCTGCACCGGATGTACCCCGCGGCCGATGTCCCCGTCGTCCAGCTCTCCCTCGACGTCGGGCTCGACGCCGAAGGGCACCTCGCGGCGGGGCGCGCGCTCGCGCCGCTGCGCGACGAGGAGGTCCTGATCCTCGCGAGCGGGAACCTCACGCACGATCTCCGTGACGCGTTCTCGCGCATGCGCCGCGGCGACCGGGCGACGCCCGACTGGGCGGAGCGCTTCGACGGCGACACGGCGCGGGCGCTCGAGGCGCGCGACGGAACGTGGCTCGCGCAGGCCCTCGAGACGCCGGACGGCCGCCGGGCGCATCCGACGGCGGAGCACTGGCTGCCGATCCTCTACGCGTTCGGGGCTTCGGACGCAAAGGACGCGGCAAGCTTCCCGGTCACGGGCTTCGACCTCGGGTCGCTCTCGATGCGCTGCGTCCTCTTCACCTGAGCGCCTTCTCGTAGAGCTCGCGCGAGTCGATGCGCGTGAGCGTCTCGTCGTGCTTCGGGCTCGCCCCGTCGAAGTTCACGGCGTTGTAGGGCTGGCCATCCCAGCGCTCGCCCGTCGCGAGGTTCTTGGTGCCCCAGCTGTCGGAGTGATAGACCACGCCGCCCTCGACCGACGAGATCCAGTCCGACGTCCCGCGGATGTACGACGTGCGCTGGTAGTCGATGTAGTCCTGGCTGCGCTGCCGCTCGTCGTACGCGGCCTGCATCATGGAACGGATCTCCTGCGCGTTGCGCGCCACGATCGCGGCCGTCTCCTGCTGCAGCTGCCTGAGGCGCGCGAGGCCGTTCGCGACGTACTGCTTCGCCCAGGCGTCGTTCACGCGATACGAGGCGAGCATCTCGACGAACGTCGGGAGGAGGCCGCTCCACTCCTCGGCGGGCGCGCCGACGGACAGGTGGAGGAAGCTCCAGTTCGTGTCCATCCGCGAGCCGAAGGAGATCCCGAACGTGTAGCCGCGGCAGCGCCGCCCCTTCGCGGTCGACGAGTGGAGGAACTCCTCGACCGTCACCGAGCCGGCCGTGTACACGCGCGCCATTTCCCTCGCGAGGTCCGGCCGGGGGATGACGCGGTCGGCGCGCATGTCGGACGAGAGACCGGCCACCGACATGAGGAAGGGAAGTGCGCGGTGCGGCTCGAGGAGCGGCGACACGATCGTCCCCTTCGGGTGGACGCCGACGCGCGGCGTCAGGAAGTTCGCGTCCGCGACCGCGAAGCTGCGCGAGCCGGACGCGTCCGCCGCGAGGAAGTGGCCGCGGCCGAGCTCGAGGACCTGGAAGTCGCGCGGGATCGAGAACGACGCCGAGCCCTCGCGCAGCCGGTACGAGACGAGCGGGAGCGGGGCCGGTGCGGCCCGGCCGGCTGCCGCGTACGCCCCGCGCAGGATGCGCACGTTCGCGAGGACGGTGAGGAGGATGCGCCGCTCGGAGCTGAGCCGGCCGTCGCCGGCCTCGATGCTTTCCCAGAGGAACGTCCGGTCGGCGCCGCCCGAGACCCACGCGCGCATCTCGCGCCGTCCGAGGCGCGGGTGCGTGAAGCGCCCGTCGAAGACGACACGCCGCCGGTCCGGGGAGACGCGCGAGGCCGTGATGGAGAAGTCCGGGAAGCGCGCCGCGATCCCGCCCGTGAACCGGCGCACGAGCGCGGGGACGTCGTTCCCGGCCGGGCTCGTCCCGAAGAAGAGGGCCGCCTCGGACGCGCCGCCCGGAGCGGAGACCGAGACGGTCTTGAAGCCCGGCTGCTCGCCCTCCGACACTTCCCAGCCCTTCGGCGCGTAGAGCACGAACGTCGCGCTCTTCGTGACCACTTTCTGCATGGGGGGAGGCGCGGCGGCCGCGGACAGGGCAAGAATCACCCCGGCGAGCACATCCTGAATCTCGGAGCGGCGCCGGCCCGGCGCCATGAAGCAAACGGATCAGTCGGGGATCAGGCCGCCCCGTGGACGGCGATTTCGCGCCGGGGGACCGCCGCGAGGGCGGCAGCCTCCACGTCGAGCATCTCGTCGAGTCTCTTCTCGGTCGCCGCGTCGCCCGCGTGCGCCGCCGCGAGATCGAGGTAGACCGGGCCGTGCCGGGCCTCGGCCTCGGCGAGCTCGCCGTAGAACTTCGCGAGGCGCGGGTCCGTGACGCGCTCGAGCAGGCGCTCGAAGCGCTCGTGGCTGCGGGCCTCGATGAGCGCGGCGACGAGGAGGAGATCGAGACCGCGGGCGGGCTCGGCCCCGCTGCGGCAGGCCGCGCGCAGCCCGGCGACGTACCAGTTGCGGCGCTTCGTGTGCAGCGGCGCGCCGTGGTGCTTCGCCTCGCGCGACGCTTTGCGGAAGTGCGTGAGCTCCTCGGCGGCGAGCGCCGAGAGCGCGTCCGCGAGGCCCGGCACGCCGGGGTAGGAGCCGACGAGCGAGAGCGCATACACGGAGGCCTGCAATTCGCAGACGGCGTGGTCGGCGAGGAACGCCGGGAGGTTCTCCGGGGCGAGGACGCGGTCGGCCCAGGCGACCGGTGTCTTCGAGCGGAGGGCGATCGCGTTCACGACCCGGGCGCCGGCTCCGCCGCGGGCTCGGACTCGGACGTGAGCTTCGGCGACGGCGCCGTCGCGGGCGACTCGGACGCCCGCGCGAGGAACGCCGATGCGGCGCCGAGGTGCGCGGCGCGGGCGAGGATGCGGAGGAACACGACGACCTGCTGGCCGAGAACGACGAGAGCGAGGGCGGCGGCGTCCTTCCCGTCCCACACGGGCGCGAGGAGCGCCCAGAGGAGCAGGGGCAGGATGCCGAAGGCGCCGAAGAGGACTTCGAGCGCGAGCGCCCGGGCCGGCCGGCGCGCGAGGAACCCGAGTGCGGTCCCGAACGCGCCGACGAGGTTCGCCCTCCCCGCGCGTCCCATTGCCGCGCGCGTGTAGAGGACGACGAGGCGCACGAGCGCGGCGGCGACGAGGAACGCGCCGAGCCTCAGGAGGGAGAGGAGAATCGCCTCCCACTCGTAGCGCAGGTCCTCGGCCTCGTAGAGGGTGCCGGTTGCCACGTAGATCCAGCGGTACGCGGCGGCGATCCCGGCGAGCGAGAGCGCGCCGAGGAGGAGCGAGGCCGGCGCGAAACGCGCGGCGTCGGCTCCGAAGGCCGCGAGGCTGCCGCGGTCCTCTTCCGCGCCGAAGCGCCCCGCGAAGCCCCCCGCGAGGAGCGCCGCGAGCGCCGCCGCGAGGACCGCGAAGCCGGCGGCGGAGCTCGCGAGGCCGGTCGTGCTCAGGAACCCGGAGAGCGGCCTGCGTCGGCCGGCCCCGCGCTCGCCGTCGTCGCCGGTCGCGATCGCGTCCCACGCGGACAGGTCGCCGAAGACGTCCGGGCGGGCCCGCGAGATCTCGCCGTAGAACTCGAAGAGGGGCGCGTTCGCCGCGGCGAGCCGGGCCGCCCACGGGCTTTTGTCCAGCGCCTGCCGCAGCGCCGCGTTCACGGGGTGCGCGAACGCGTACGCGAGGAGGAGGTTGAAGACGAGCGCGAGGAGGAGCGCCTTCCACGTGCCGAGCGCCGAGAGGACGCCGCGCGAGGCGAGAACGAGGACGGAGTCGCGCTTCACGGGATCACCGTCCATCCGAGCAGGGAGAACGCCTCGAGGAGGTTCTGCGCCCAGAACATGAACCGTGCGGTCCACGCGCGCGAGGCGCGCGGGTCGGGCTCCGTGCGGCGGCCATTGTTCAGCGTATTGCCGTCGAGCAGGCACTTGCGCGCCGGGTCGACCTCGGCCGAGACGAGCTTCGGCCCGCGGAGCTTCCATCGGATCCAGGAGTCGGCGCCGGACCATGGCCGCATCAGCGTCGAGCCGTCCGCGAACGTGAAGACGACGTCGACCGGCCAGACCGCCTCGCCGTAGCGCTGAACGACGACGGTGGACTCGTACGTGCCCGCCCCGCCCTTCTTCGCGGCTTCGAATTTCCGTTCGGACCCCTCGCCCGAGAAGCCCGTGAGGCCGGACGCCTCGCGCGTCTCGACCGACGTGACGGCGTAGTCCACCGAACCCGCCGTCGCGACGATCCCTGCGAAGGAGCCGGCCGCGCCCGCGCCCGCGACCTCGCTCACGACGCCGAGGAAGTCGGCCGTCGTCGGGTGCTCGAAGGCGAATCGCGTCGCGTACGTCTTCATGACCTTCGCCCAGAGGCCTTCGCCGAACGTGCGCTCGCACGATCGGAGGAGCAGCGTCGTGCGGAGGTACGCGTTGTTGCGGACGGCGTCGCCGTTCAGCTGGCGGTACGAGGGGACGGCCTGGGCGTCCGAGCGCGAGGCGAGCTGCCAGCGGTGGAAGCGGTCCGTCGAACCGAAGGGATACGGCACGGTCACGCCCGCGAACGTCACGGGGAGGCCGTAGAAACGGACGACGAGGGACGGGTTGCCGTACGCGGCCTCGAGCGCCTTCGCCGTGGCGTAAGAATTGAACCCCTCGTCGAGGTGCGCCTCCTCGACCTCGTTCGACGCCAGCATCCCGTAGAAGACCTGGTGGCCGTACTCGTGGATCGTGACGCTCTCGGGCGAGTGGGCCTTCTTCGGCGCGATCTCGCGGCCGCCGCCGACGAAGAGCGTCGGGTACTCCATTCCCTCCGTGTGGCTCCCCCACGGCGGGTCGACGACCGTCACGACGGGGTAGGGGTACGGGAGGTAGCGGGTCCCGAAGTCCTCGAGGCCGACCTTCGTCGCCTTCAGGTATCGGTCCCGGAGAGGGCGGTGGTCGGGCTGCAGGAGGAGGACGATGTCGACGTTCGGGAGACCCTTCGCGCTGAACGTGTCGCGCACGACCTCGAAGCGTGGGCAGGCCGCGAACGCGAAGTCGTGGACGTCCTCGGCGACGAAGCGCGCGCGCACGAGGCCGCCCGCGAGCTCGGTCTCTTCCTTGAGGACGCCGGTTCCCCCGATGTGCCCTTTGTCCGCCGCGGGCAAGGCGAGCGTCACGTCGTAGTCGCCGAAGTCCGCGAAGAACTCTGTGCCCGCGTGGAACTGGTGGGCGTTCCAGCCGGCGTCCGTCGCCACGCCGAGCTTCGGGAACCACTGCGCGCCGAGAAGGTAGTCGTCCTTCCAGCCGGTCCGCGCCACGGCGCGCGGAAACTTCGCCTCCCAGTCCACGCGAAAGACGAGCGTCTCGCCCGGGGCGACGGGCCGCGGCAGCGGGACCGAGACGAGCGTGCGGTCGTCCGGGTTGCCGTCGTCGGGGGAGACGTACTTCAAGCCGGGTGTCAGGTCCGTGCCGTCGTCGAGGGCGATCCGGTGGATCTCCGACCAGCCCCAGCGCGCCGGGTCTTTCGCGGCGAGGCCGCGGTCGCCGCGCCCGCCGCCGCGGGCCTGCTCGACGAGCCACGTCGAGCGGTCGTTCCGCCACGCGTTGAGGTACAGGTGGAGCGCGAGGTCCGTGAAGGCATGCGTCGTGCGGTTCGTGAAGCGGACGGTCTCCTTGCCCGCGACGACGTGCTCGGTGTTCACGGACGCCTCGATCGTGTACGAGGCGACCGGCGGCACGCGGGGGCCCGCGTCGAGACGCGTGGCGGCGAGGAGTGCGGCGAGGGCGGCCAGCCGCGCGGCGCGAGGGTGGATCACGACGGGGGATGCTAGCAGGGCGATCGGCGGCCTCGCCGCCTAGAATCGGGCCCGTGGCGAAGACGAAGGCCCCCGCGGCGCGCGCGGCCGAGCTGCGCGAGGAGATCTCGAAGCACGCGAGGCTCTATTACGTGGAGGACCGCCCCGAGATCACGGACGCCGAGTACGACGCGCTCCTGCGCGAGCTGATCGCGCTGGAGGCGGCGCATCCCGACCTCGTGACCCCGGACTCCCCGACGCAGCGCGTGGGCGGGCCCCCGGTCTCCAGCCTCCCGAACGTGAAGCACGAGATCCCGCTCCTCTCGCTCGAGAACGCCTATTCGCCGGAGGAGCTGAAGGCCTGGGCGGACCGCGTGGTGGACCGTCTCGGCCGGACGCCCGAGTTCGTCTGCGAGCTGAAGATCGACGGCCTCTCGGTGTCGCTCGTCTACGAGGGCGGCCGCCTCGCCCGCGCCGCGACGCGTGGGGACGGGACGACGGGGGAGGACGTCACCCCCAATGTGAAGACGATCCATGCCGTCCCGTTGGATCTGCACGCCGCTCGCGCGGCGCGGAAGATCTCTTTGAAGGTGAATATTCCCGCCGTTCTCGAGGTGCGCGGCGAGGTCTACATGTCGAAGGCGTCTTTCGCGCGGCTCAACGCCGCGCGCGAGGAGGCGGGGGAGCCGCTCTTCGCGAACCCCCGGAACTCGGCGGCGGGGTCGCTGCGCCTCCTGGACGCGAAAATCACGGCACAGCGGAAGCTGTCGGCATTTCTCTACTCCATCGCACGATGGGAAGGCGCGGACGAGCCGCAACGCCAGAGCCAAAGCCTCTTACTACTCGAAGAAATCTCTCTCCCCGTCAATCCCCATCGCACGGTCGTGTCCGACGTGGAGGGGGTCCTGAAGTTTCTAGAGGAGTGGAAGGCGAAGCGCCACGAGCTGCCGTTCGAGACGGACGGCGTCGTCGTGAAGGTGGACGCGCTCGCCGACCAGAAGCGTCTCGGCCAGACGGCAAAATTCCCGCGCTGGGCGATCGCCTACAAGTACCCGCCCGAGGAGGCGACGACCGTGGTCGCGGACATCGTCGTGCAGGTCGGGCGCACGGGCGTCCTGACGCCGGTCGCGGAGTTCACTCCCGTCCTCCTCGCGGGCTCCACGGTGCGCCGCGCGACGCTCCACAACATGGAGGACCTTTCGCGCAAGGACGTGCGGATCGGGGACACCGTCGCGGTCGAGAAGGCCGGAGACGTGATCCCGAAGGTCACGCGCGTCCTCCTCGAGAAGCGGCCGAATGGCGCGAAGGCGTTCTCGATGCCCGCGCGCTGCCCGGCCTGCGGCGAGCCGGTCGTCCAGCGCGAAGGCGAGGTCGCGGTCCGGTGCGTGAACCCGGGCTGCCCGGCGCAGGTCGCCGAGTCGCTCCGCCACTTCGTGACACGCCGCGCGATGGACGTGGAGGGGCTCGGCGACGAGCGCATCGAGCAGCTGCGCGAGGCGGGCCTCCTGAAGGACGTCGCGTCGCTCTACGACCTCGCGGCGGCCGAGCTCGCGCCGCTCGAGCGCTGGGGCGAGAAGTCGGCCTCGAACGTGGTCGCGGAGATCGAGCGCTCGAAGGGCGCGGGCCTCGCCCGGCTGCTCTTCGGCCTCGGGATCCGGCAGGTCGGCGAGAAGACGGCGAAGGTCCTCGCGCGGCGCTTCCTCTCGATGGACGCGCTCGTGGCGGCCGACGAGGAGGCCCTCACGTCCGTCCCCGAGATCGGCCCCGAGACCGCCCGCGGGATCCTCGACTGGTTCGCCCATCCGGCGAACCGGAACCTCCTGAAGAAACTCGGCAGGGCCGGAGTTCGTATGACGGAGGAAGCCGGGCCCGCGGGGCCGGGCGGAGCCCTGTCCGGGGGTATCTTCGTCCTGACGGGGACCCTGCCCCGGCGGACGCGGGACGAGGCCGCCGAGGCGATCGAAATGGCGGGTGGGAAAGTGAGCTCGAGCGTGTCGAAGAAGACGACGGCGGTCATCGCCGGCGAAGAGGCCGGGAGCAAACTGGACAAGGCGAAGGCCCTCGGGATCCCCGTGTGGACCGAGGACGATCTCGACCGCGAGCTGAAGGGCGGCAAGGCGTGAGCGTGCCGCCGCTCGTCCTCGTCGTCGACGACGACGCCGCCAGCCGCAAGGCGATGGCGCTGACGCTGCAGACGGACGGGCGCCGCGTGGAAGAGTTCGGCGACGCGGACTCCGCTCTCGAGCGCGCGGTCGAGGACCCGTCGGTCGCGCTCGTCGTGACGGACCTCAAGATGCCGGGCAAGACCGGTCTCGAGCTCGCCTCCGAGCTGGCGGCCGCGCGCCCCGACGTGGCGGTCCTCCTCGTGACGGCGCACGGCGACGTCGAGACGCTCCTCTCGGCCCGGGCCCTCGGCACCGTCGACTACGTCGCCAAGCCGCTCGCGAAGGACGACCTCCGCCTGCGCGCCGAGGCGGCCTTGAAGCGCGCGCGGCAGGCGGGCGAGATCCGCGACCTGCGCGAGCGGCTCGACAAGCGCTTCGGCTTCGAGGCGATCCTCGGGATCTCGAAGCCCATGGAGCGTCTCTTCGAGAAGCTCCGTGTCGTCTCACCGGCGAAGACCACGGTCCTCCTCGTCGGCGAGTCCGGCACGGGCAAGGAGCTCGTCGCGAACGCGCTTCACCACAACTCGCCGCGGCGCGGGCGCGCCTTCGTGGCGCTGAACTGCGGCGCGATCCCGCGCGAGATCATCGAGTCCGAGCTGTTCGGCCACGAGCGCGGCGCCTTCACGGGCGCCCTCGTGAAGCGCATGGGCCGCATCGAGCAGGCGGCCGGGGGCACGCTCTTCCTCGACGAGGTGTCCGAGATGCCGCCGGACCTGCAGGTGAAGTTCCTGCGCGTCCTGGAGGAAAAGCGCGTCACGCCGGTGGGCGGGAACGAGTCGAAGGAAGTCGACTTCCGGCTCGTCGCGGCGACGAACCGCGACCTCGTCAAGGAGATCGAGGCCGGGCGCTTCCGCCAGGACCTCTTCTACCGCCTCTCGGTGGTCACGCTCGAGATCCCGCCGCTGCGCGAGCGGAAGGACGACATCCCGCTCCTCGTGGAGCGCTTCCGCGCGCTCTTCGCCGAGGAGCACGGCAAGTCCGTCGCGGGCGCGACGCCCGCCGCCCTCGCGGCCCTCGTCGCGTACGAGTGGCCGGGCAACGTGCGCGAGCTCAAGAACGTTCTCGAGAGCGCCGTCCTCTTCGCCGCGGGCCCGCGCATCGACGTCGCGGACCTCCCGCCCGCGATCCGCGCGCACGCCCCGGGCCGGCCGCGCTCGGGGGAGTGGGCCGCCGTCAAGCTCCCGGCGCCGGCCGCCGCGGCTCCCGCGGTGTCCGTGGCCCCCGCGCCCGAGGCGGGCGCGGCTCCCGCGGGCGGTTCGGCCGAGGCGCCGGCGTTCGGGGGCAGCCTCGTGGGCAAGACGATGGACGAAATCGAGCGTGAGGCGATTCTCACGGCGCTCCAGATCTCGGGCGGCAACCGCCGCAAGGCCGCCGAAGCGCTCGGCATCGGCCTGCGCACGCTCCAGCGGAAGCTCAAGGAGTACCGCGGCGAACCGGTCGGGGACGATGACGGCGACGAGGACGGCGAGGACGGTCCGTAGCGCCCGTCTACTTCACGTTCTGGACGAGGGAATCCTGGGTCGTCGAGATCTTCGACATGATGTTCGAAAGCGTCTCGATGACCCCGCGCTTGCGGCTCTGGTAGTCCGCGAGCTTCTCCGGTGCTGCGTCCCCCGCGAGACGAGCCTCGCTGTCGAGGTCGTTCGCGACCTGATAGAGGGCCATCGCGGCGAGAAGGTCCGCCTGAACGGGCGTCAGCGGGGGCCGCGCGGCCGGGAACGCCTGGCGCGCGTCGGCGGCGACGACGGCCCCGTCGATCCGGGGCAGGGGGCGCAGCTTCCGGGCCTCGCCGTCGACCCACGTGCGCACGGCCGGCGTCGCGGTCGCGAAGAGGCCGCTCATCCGCATCGCGACGCCGGGTGGCGTCGGCGGCAGCGTCGGCTTCGGGGCCGGAGCCGCGGCGAACGGCAGGACGAGGGCAAGCGCGGCGAGAAGCGGCACGTCGCTATCGTCCCCCCGGGACGTCCGCGCCCGCCGTGACCCAGCGCACGTTTCCGGTCAGCGCGCCGCTGCGGCTCGCGCTATCCTGTGCACTCGAAGAGGAGAGCGCCATGGACGTCCCGTTGAAGGTCTACGTCACGTGCCCGATGGCCGACCTGAAGCAGGTGCCCGGGACGCTCATCGCCGTGTCCCCGCACGGGTTCTACGAGGTGAACGTCGCCTTCGGCGCGAACACGCACCTGATCGTGGTACCCATCGACGGCACGACCCTCACGGCGCAGGAGCCCGTCCTCAGCCCGCCCGCGAGCTTCGAGGTCGAGCGGTAGGAGCGCCGGACCTAGCTCGCCGTCTCGACCGGCTCGGGTCCCGCAGCGCGCTCGGCGGCCTCGAAGACCTCGGCGCCGCGGTTCTGGAACGCCTCGACGGCCTTCATCACTCTCCGCCGCGCGTCCTCGACGAAGAGGGTCTGCGAGTCGACCGCGGCCTCGCCTTCC
Coding sequences within it:
- a CDS encoding sigma-54-dependent Fis family transcriptional regulator gives rise to the protein MSVPPLVLVVDDDAASRKAMALTLQTDGRRVEEFGDADSALERAVEDPSVALVVTDLKMPGKTGLELASELAAARPDVAVLLVTAHGDVETLLSARALGTVDYVAKPLAKDDLRLRAEAALKRARQAGEIRDLRERLDKRFGFEAILGISKPMERLFEKLRVVSPAKTTVLLVGESGTGKELVANALHHNSPRRGRAFVALNCGAIPREIIESELFGHERGAFTGALVKRMGRIEQAAGGTLFLDEVSEMPPDLQVKFLRVLEEKRVTPVGGNESKEVDFRLVAATNRDLVKEIEAGRFRQDLFYRLSVVTLEIPPLRERKDDIPLLVERFRALFAEEHGKSVAGATPAALAALVAYEWPGNVRELKNVLESAVLFAAGPRIDVADLPPAIRAHAPGRPRSGEWAAVKLPAPAAAAPAVSVAPAPEAGAAPAGGSAEAPAFGGSLVGKTMDEIEREAILTALQISGGNRRKAAEALGIGLRTLQRKLKEYRGEPVGDDDGDEDGEDGP
- a CDS encoding tRNA-(ms[2]io[6]A)-hydroxylase; the protein is MNAIALRSKTPVAWADRVLAPENLPAFLADHAVCELQASVYALSLVGSYPGVPGLADALSALAAEELTHFRKASREAKHHGAPLHTKRRNWYVAGLRAACRSGAEPARGLDLLLVAALIEARSHERFERLLERVTDPRLAKFYGELAEAEARHGPVYLDLAAAHAGDAATEKRLDEMLDVEAAALAAVPRREIAVHGAA
- a CDS encoding M1 family metallopeptidase, giving the protein MIHPRAARLAALAALLAATRLDAGPRVPPVASYTIEASVNTEHVVAGKETVRFTNRTTHAFTDLALHLYLNAWRNDRSTWLVEQARGGGRGDRGLAAKDPARWGWSEIHRIALDDGTDLTPGLKYVSPDDGNPDDRTLVSVPLPRPVAPGETLVFRVDWEAKFPRAVARTGWKDDYLLGAQWFPKLGVATDAGWNAHQFHAGTEFFADFGDYDVTLALPAADKGHIGGTGVLKEETELAGGLVRARFVAEDVHDFAFAACPRFEVVRDTFSAKGLPNVDIVLLLQPDHRPLRDRYLKATKVGLEDFGTRYLPYPYPVVTVVDPPWGSHTEGMEYPTLFVGGGREIAPKKAHSPESVTIHEYGHQVFYGMLASNEVEEAHLDEGFNSYATAKALEAAYGNPSLVVRFYGLPVTFAGVTVPYPFGSTDRFHRWQLASRSDAQAVPSYRQLNGDAVRNNAYLRTTLLLRSCERTFGEGLWAKVMKTYATRFAFEHPTTADFLGVVSEVAGAGAAGSFAGIVATAGSVDYAVTSVETREASGLTGFSGEGSERKFEAAKKGGAGTYESTVVVQRYGEAVWPVDVVFTFADGSTLMRPWSGADSWIRWKLRGPKLVSAEVDPARKCLLDGNTLNNGRRTEPDPRASRAWTARFMFWAQNLLEAFSLLGWTVIP
- the ygiD gene encoding 4,5-DOPA dioxygenase extradiol, with protein sequence MTRMPVLFVGHGSPMNAIEDNPWSRGHAALATLVPKPRAILAVSAHWESDGTFTTRDDPPATIHDFGGFPAALYAMRYPAPGDATLAERAAALAGGSAADGRGLDHGTWAVLHRMYPAADVPVVQLSLDVGLDAEGHLAAGRALAPLRDEEVLILASGNLTHDLRDAFSRMRRGDRATPDWAERFDGDTARALEARDGTWLAQALETPDGRRAHPTAEHWLPILYAFGASDAKDAASFPVTGFDLGSLSMRCVLFT
- the ligA gene encoding NAD-dependent DNA ligase LigA; translation: MLAGRSAASPPRIGPVAKTKAPAARAAELREEISKHARLYYVEDRPEITDAEYDALLRELIALEAAHPDLVTPDSPTQRVGGPPVSSLPNVKHEIPLLSLENAYSPEELKAWADRVVDRLGRTPEFVCELKIDGLSVSLVYEGGRLARAATRGDGTTGEDVTPNVKTIHAVPLDLHAARAARKISLKVNIPAVLEVRGEVYMSKASFARLNAAREEAGEPLFANPRNSAAGSLRLLDAKITAQRKLSAFLYSIARWEGADEPQRQSQSLLLLEEISLPVNPHRTVVSDVEGVLKFLEEWKAKRHELPFETDGVVVKVDALADQKRLGQTAKFPRWAIAYKYPPEEATTVVADIVVQVGRTGVLTPVAEFTPVLLAGSTVRRATLHNMEDLSRKDVRIGDTVAVEKAGDVIPKVTRVLLEKRPNGAKAFSMPARCPACGEPVVQREGEVAVRCVNPGCPAQVAESLRHFVTRRAMDVEGLGDERIEQLREAGLLKDVASLYDLAAAELAPLERWGEKSASNVVAEIERSKGAGLARLLFGLGIRQVGEKTAKVLARRFLSMDALVAADEEALTSVPEIGPETARGILDWFAHPANRNLLKKLGRAGVRMTEEAGPAGPGGALSGGIFVLTGTLPRRTRDEAAEAIEMAGGKVSSSVSKKTTAVIAGEEAGSKLDKAKALGIPVWTEDDLDRELKGGKA